Proteins co-encoded in one Medicago truncatula cultivar Jemalong A17 chromosome 8, MtrunA17r5.0-ANR, whole genome shotgun sequence genomic window:
- the LOC25500068 gene encoding patatin-like protein 2 has translation MGALLLFMFVFANQVIGGFNTKLPPPTYGNAITILNIDGGGIKGILPTVLLRNLEKALQNVSNDETAALADYFDVITGTSTGGLIAAMLTTPHPNDPSRPLLSPEQIKQFYLDFGPSIFNQTAARKWSPIISHFPKYDGKFLHEKAREILQETRLSDTLTNVVIPAFDILQVHPVIFSSFKVKKVPSLNAKLSDIAIGTSAAPTLLPAYNFTNGDNEFNLIDGALAASSPAFLAVNEVMQELEEKNYDFIPVNPNEPTKFVLLSLGCGRTGTPGHNTSVVNQYTATKWAPFLLSGLLEAARDIVEYNLESIFPSLQSSENYYLRIEEYSLDQTLTADNATIENMEKLIKAGEDLLEQRVKILNVTSFTHHEKPSELDTNAEALQGLAEILYKEQQLRLKTKSIMEKRGRPFVDAITSPLRMFGME, from the exons ATGGGTGCTcttcttttatttatgtttgtttttgctAATCAGGTGATTGGTGGATTCAATACAAAGCTACCACCTCCTACCTATGGAAATGCAATAACCATTCTCAACATTGATGGAGGTGGTATTAAGGGAATTCTTCCTACTGTTCTTCTTCGGAACTTGGAAAAAGCTCTTCAG aatGTGTCAAATGATGAAACGGCAGCACTTGCAGATTATTTTGATGTGATAACAGGGACTAGCACTGGAGGACTCATTGCTGCTATGCTCACTACTCCTCACCCAAATGACCCTTCTCGTCCTCTACTTTCTCCTGAACAAATCAAACAATTCTACTTGGATTTTGGTCCTTCTATATTCAACCAAACTGCTGCTAG AAAGTGGAGTCCAATAATAAGCCATTTTCCAAAGTATGACGGGAAGTTCTTACATGAAAAAGCACGCGAGATATTGCAAGAGACACGTTTGAGTGACACATTGACCAATGTTGTAATCCCTGCCTTCGACATCTTGCAAGTTCACCCAGTTATATTCTCAAGCTTTAAG GTGAAGAAAGTTCCTAGCTTAAATGCAAAACTGTCGGATATAGCCATTGGGACTTCAGCTGCACCAACTCTTCTACCAGCCTATAACTTTACGAATGGTGATAATGAATTCAATTTAATTGATGGTGCTCTGGCTGCAAGTAGTCCT GCCTTTCTTGCAGTGAATGAAGTGATGCAAGAATTGGAGGAGAAAAATTATGATTTCATACCTGTGAATCCAAACGAACCTACCAAATTCGTGTTGTTGTCATTAGGATGTGGAAGAACAGGGACTCCAGGGCATAATACTTCAGTTGTAAATCAGTACACAGCAACGAAATGGGCACCCTTTCTACTTTCAGGTCTTCTTGAAGCTGCTCGAGACATAGTTGAATATAACCTTGAATCAATCTTTCCAAGTCTTCAATCGTCCGAGAATTACTACCTTCGAATTGAG GAGTATAGCTTGGATCAAACCCTTACTGCTGATAATGCTACCATAGAAAACATGGAAAAACTTATAAAGGCAGGAGAGGACTTGTTGGAACAACGAGTTAAGATTCTGAATGTAACTTCTTTCACCCATCACGAAAAACCAAGTGAGCTGGATACAAACGCCGAGGCTCTACAAGG gtTGGCTGAGATTCTATACAAAGAGCAGCAGCTGCGTTTGAAAACCAAATCAATAATGGAAAAGAGGGGACGACCATTTGTTGATGCTATTACATCCCCTCTACGTATGTTTGGAATGGAATAA